From a region of the uncultured Desulfatiglans sp. genome:
- a CDS encoding hypothetical protein (Evidence 5 : Unknown function): protein MLHGDVVDHLHHNDGLTHSCATEHPHLAAARKGNQQVYNLDAGLEHIHARILVLETRSRTVNRVIHIRIDRSQTIHRPANHVKDTPKAWIPDRHADRRTRILGFHPPHQTIGDVHSDATDDIVTKVLGNLHHKIVLGVIDGWVGDEQCRQNGGKFAFNEFNIDNRTYDLYNFALVHG from the coding sequence GTGCTGCATGGCGATGTTGTGGATCATCTCCATCATAACGACGGTCTTACCCACTCCTGCGCCACCGAACATCCCCATCTTGCCGCCGCGCGGAAAGGGAACCAACAGGTCTATAACCTTGACGCCGGTCTCGAGCACATTCACGCTCGTATCCTGGTCCTCGAAACTCGGAGCCGGACGGTGAATCGGGTAATACACATCCGCATTGACAGGTCCCAGACCATCCACAGGCCGGCCAACCACGTTAAGGACACGCCCAAGGCATGGATCCCCGACAGGCATGCGGATCGGCGCACCCGTATTCTTGGCTTTCATCCCCCTCACCAGACCATCGGTGACGTCCATAGCGATGCAACGGACGACATTGTCACCAAGGTGCTGGGCAACCTCCACCACAAGATTGTCCTCGGTGTCATCGATGGCTGGGTTGGTGATGAGCAGTGCCGTCAGAATGGCGGGAAGTTCGCCTTCAACGAATTCAACATCGACAACCGGACCTATGACTTGTATAACTTTGCCCTCGTTCATGGTTGA
- the atpD gene encoding membrane-bound ATP synthase, F1 sector, beta-subunit (Evidence 2a : Function from experimental evidences in other organisms; Product type e : enzyme), with the protein MNEGKVIQVIGPVVDVEFVEGELPAILTALLITNPAIDDTEDNLVVEVAQHLGDNVVRCIAMDVTDGLVRGMKAKNTGAPIRMPVGDPCLGRVLNVVGRPVDGLGPVNADVYYPIHRPAPSFEDQDTSVNVLETGVKVIDLLVPFPRGGKMGMFGGAGVGKTVVMMEMIHNIAMQHGGISVFAGVGERTREGNDLYREMKESGVIEKAALIYGQMTEPPGARARVALSALTAAEYYRDEKGQDVLLFIDNIFRFTQAGSEVSALLGRIPSAVGYQPTLGTDLGALQERITSTKKGSITSVQCVYVPADDLTDPAPATTFAHLDGTVVLSRPIAELGIYPAVDPLDSSSRILDPNVLGEEHYYVARQVQQTLQKYKDLQDIIAILGMDELSDEDKLTVARARRMQRFLSQPFHVAETFTGTPGKYVAVKDTIRGFKEIIEGKHDDLPEGAFYMVGGIDEAIEKAEKMAAASK; encoded by the coding sequence ATGAACGAGGGCAAAGTTATACAAGTCATAGGTCCGGTTGTCGATGTTGAATTCGTTGAAGGCGAACTTCCCGCCATTCTGACGGCACTGCTCATCACCAACCCAGCCATCGATGACACCGAGGACAATCTTGTGGTGGAGGTTGCCCAGCACCTTGGTGACAATGTCGTCCGTTGCATCGCTATGGACGTCACCGATGGTCTGGTGAGGGGGATGAAAGCCAAGAATACGGGTGCGCCGATCCGCATGCCTGTCGGGGATCCATGCCTTGGGCGTGTCCTTAACGTGGTTGGCCGGCCTGTGGATGGTCTGGGACCTGTCAATGCGGATGTGTATTACCCGATTCACCGTCCGGCTCCGAGTTTCGAGGACCAGGATACGAGCGTGAATGTGCTCGAGACCGGCGTCAAGGTTATAGACCTGTTGGTTCCCTTTCCGCGCGGCGGCAAGATGGGGATGTTCGGTGGCGCAGGAGTGGGTAAGACCGTCGTTATGATGGAGATGATCCACAACATCGCCATGCAGCACGGTGGTATCAGCGTGTTTGCCGGTGTAGGGGAGCGTACTCGTGAGGGGAACGACCTGTACCGGGAGATGAAGGAATCCGGTGTTATCGAGAAGGCCGCGCTAATCTACGGGCAAATGACGGAGCCGCCTGGGGCTCGTGCGCGAGTGGCGCTGTCGGCGCTGACCGCTGCTGAATACTATCGCGATGAAAAGGGTCAGGATGTGTTGCTCTTCATCGACAACATCTTCCGTTTTACCCAAGCTGGATCCGAGGTCTCCGCTCTGCTAGGTCGGATCCCTTCCGCCGTTGGTTACCAGCCGACACTGGGTACGGACCTTGGCGCCTTGCAGGAAAGAATTACGTCTACGAAAAAGGGATCCATTACCTCTGTCCAGTGTGTCTATGTCCCTGCCGATGACTTGACGGACCCTGCCCCTGCCACCACGTTTGCTCACTTGGACGGAACAGTGGTTCTCTCGCGGCCGATTGCCGAACTCGGGATCTATCCTGCCGTTGATCCGCTCGACTCCAGCTCGCGCATCCTGGATCCGAATGTGCTGGGTGAAGAGCACTATTACGTTGCGCGTCAGGTGCAGCAGACCTTGCAGAAGTATAAGGACTTGCAGGACATCATCGCCATTTTGGGCATGGATGAACTGTCCGACGAGGATAAGCTCACGGTCGCCCGCGCTCGGAGAATGCAGCGGTTCCTGTCTCAGCCCTTCCATGTGGCAGAGACCTTTACCGGAACACCGGGCAAGTATGTCGCGGTAAAGGACACGATCCGTGGATTCAAGGAAATCATCGAGGGAAAGCACGACGATCTGCCCGAGGGCGCTTTCTACATGGTCGGTGGGATCGATGAGGCGATCGAAAAGGCAGAAAAGATGGCTGCCGCCAGCAAATAG
- a CDS encoding hypothetical protein (Evidence 5 : Unknown function) — MQLHQPPGLLKVLIKTIEWFLRQPPPLIKAFPSYCKTLLPARFTALIEKWTPSCPQMVPAV; from the coding sequence TTGCAGTTGCACCAGCCGCCGGGCTTACTTAAAGTTCTGATCAAGACGATCGAGTGGTTCTTGCGGCAGCCCCCTCCCCTAATAAAAGCATTCCCGTCGTACTGTAAAACCCTCCTGCCCGCACGGTTTACGGCTCTTATAGAAAAATGGACTCCCTCTTGTCCGCAGATGGTTCCAGCGGTCTGA
- the atpA gene encoding F1 sector of membrane-bound ATP synthase, alpha subunit (Evidence 2a : Function from experimental evidences in other organisms; PubMedId : 10570135, 2868922, 2903146, 6272228, 6277310, 6278247, 6301339, 6395859, 9298646; Product type e : enzyme) produces MEIKAEEISQVIRSQIKDYEKKVEVSETGTVLSVGDGIARVYGVENAMAMEMLEFPGGIYGLCLNLEEDNVGVAIMGDDSQIKEGDTVKRTGRIAEIPVGEPVLGRVIDAVGQPLDGKGPINATEFRRIEVVAPGVIARQSVKEPMFTGVKAIDAMTPIGRGQRELIIGDRQIGKTAICVDAIINQKRTDIYCIYVAVGQKKSTVAQVVDVLERHGAMEYTTVVAACASDPATQQFIAPYSGCAIGEYYRDNGKHALIVYDDLSKQATAYRQVSLLLRRPPGREAFPGDIFYNHSRLLERAAKLNDELGAGSLTALPIIETQAGDVSAYIPTNVISITDGQVYLEPNLFFSGVRPAINVGLSVSRVGGAAQTKAMKKVAGTLRLDMAQYRELEAFAQFGSDLDKATQRQLNRGQRLVEVLKQPQYQPIPAEKEIAILFAGANGYLDEWPASSVADYEKQMLEFMDSKHGDLLKEIQEKNDISADLSEKLKKALDEFKGIFQPSV; encoded by the coding sequence ATGGAAATCAAAGCAGAAGAGATAAGTCAGGTAATCCGCAGCCAGATCAAGGATTATGAGAAAAAGGTGGAAGTGAGCGAGACAGGCACGGTTCTGTCCGTTGGCGACGGAATCGCGCGTGTCTATGGCGTGGAGAATGCCATGGCCATGGAGATGCTCGAATTTCCAGGTGGGATCTACGGCCTGTGCCTCAATCTCGAGGAGGACAACGTGGGTGTCGCCATCATGGGCGACGACAGCCAGATCAAGGAAGGGGACACGGTGAAGCGGACCGGCCGCATCGCTGAAATCCCGGTCGGGGAGCCAGTTCTTGGCCGCGTTATCGATGCCGTGGGTCAGCCGCTTGACGGCAAGGGCCCGATCAATGCCACGGAGTTCCGCCGCATTGAGGTCGTAGCCCCCGGCGTTATTGCAAGGCAGTCTGTTAAGGAGCCGATGTTTACAGGGGTCAAGGCCATTGACGCCATGACGCCGATCGGCCGCGGACAGCGTGAATTGATCATCGGCGACCGCCAGATCGGGAAGACCGCGATCTGTGTGGATGCCATTATCAATCAGAAGCGGACCGACATCTACTGTATTTACGTTGCCGTCGGGCAGAAGAAGTCGACCGTCGCCCAGGTGGTCGACGTGCTCGAGCGCCACGGTGCCATGGAATACACCACGGTCGTAGCGGCCTGTGCGAGCGACCCTGCGACTCAGCAGTTCATCGCACCTTATTCGGGTTGCGCTATCGGGGAATACTATCGTGACAACGGGAAGCATGCGCTGATCGTGTATGATGACCTTTCCAAGCAGGCGACCGCCTACCGTCAGGTCTCGCTGCTTCTCAGACGCCCCCCGGGGCGCGAGGCCTTTCCCGGCGACATCTTTTACAACCACTCGCGATTGCTGGAGCGTGCGGCCAAGTTGAACGACGAACTCGGTGCCGGATCCCTGACCGCCCTTCCTATCATCGAGACCCAGGCCGGTGACGTTTCGGCCTATATTCCGACGAACGTCATCTCCATCACCGATGGGCAGGTCTACCTCGAGCCGAACCTGTTCTTCTCCGGCGTCCGACCTGCGATCAACGTCGGGCTCTCCGTTTCCCGAGTCGGTGGCGCCGCCCAGACCAAGGCAATGAAGAAGGTGGCGGGGACCCTGCGTCTCGACATGGCGCAGTACCGCGAGTTGGAGGCCTTCGCCCAGTTCGGCAGCGATTTGGACAAGGCAACCCAGAGACAGCTCAATCGCGGCCAGCGGCTCGTAGAGGTTCTCAAGCAGCCCCAGTATCAGCCGATTCCCGCGGAAAAGGAGATCGCCATCCTCTTTGCGGGTGCCAATGGTTATCTGGATGAATGGCCGGCTTCTTCGGTTGCCGATTACGAGAAGCAGATGCTCGAGTTCATGGATAGCAAACATGGCGACCTGTTGAAGGAGATCCAAGAAAAGAACGACATCAGCGCAGACCTGAGCGAAAAACTGAAGAAGGCGCTGGATGAGTTCAAGGGGATTTTTCAGCCCTCCGTTTAA
- a CDS encoding hypothetical protein (Evidence 5 : Unknown function): MTMSMFLGKGVPVMDIGMEVDQFELLEEKIDRLIGSIQSLKRENEALNEKLQIQEEKLADMNEQVENLRASRDNAKARIVSLLDKIEQIGL, from the coding sequence ATGACGATGAGTATGTTTTTGGGAAAGGGTGTGCCCGTTATGGATATTGGAATGGAAGTGGATCAATTCGAACTCTTGGAAGAAAAAATTGACCGCCTGATTGGGAGTATCCAGAGTCTAAAACGTGAAAATGAAGCCTTGAATGAGAAGTTGCAGATCCAGGAAGAGAAGCTTGCTGATATGAATGAGCAGGTCGAGAATCTGAGGGCTTCGAGAGACAATGCAAAGGCGCGGATTGTATCCCTTTTGGATAAGATTGAGCAGATAGGGTTATAG
- the atpC gene encoding ATP synthase epsilon chain: MGDLFLEVVTPEKVQVSQKVDMVVAPGSLGEFGVLEGHVPFLTGLIPGALRYTAGGKPHLLAVSSGFVEVSENKVTVLVDSAERAEEIDLERARLAMERAKERLSKERGRKDIDFMRAELSLRKAIARIKVGEATKGK, from the coding sequence ATGGGAGACTTATTTTTAGAGGTGGTGACGCCTGAAAAGGTGCAGGTGAGCCAAAAGGTCGACATGGTGGTCGCACCTGGCTCCCTCGGCGAATTCGGCGTTCTGGAGGGGCATGTGCCCTTTCTGACCGGCCTCATTCCTGGAGCCCTGCGCTACACGGCGGGGGGGAAGCCCCACCTGCTGGCCGTTTCTTCCGGTTTTGTCGAGGTTTCCGAGAACAAGGTTACGGTGCTGGTCGACTCGGCGGAGCGAGCCGAGGAGATCGATCTCGAGAGGGCTCGGTTAGCGATGGAGAGGGCCAAAGAGCGGCTTTCGAAGGAAAGAGGCAGGAAAGACATAGATTTTATGAGGGCCGAGTTGTCCCTTAGAAAAGCCATTGCGCGGATTAAGGTTGGGGAGGCTACCAAGGGGAAGTAG
- the atpG gene encoding ATP synthase gamma chain, whose translation MATLRDILRKIGAVKKTRQITRAMNMVAAAKLRGAQMKMESFEPYARKFSEVLGNLASRIEPDVHPLLVKKEDVRRVELLHFSADRGLCGSFNMNGINRGEKWIREQKEKGLDVSLNLVGKKGRDFFTRRGYPITAAQTHLYGSVDISFVNKMSAGFIERFLNDEIDEVYMMYSRFVSMARQEPTVVKLIPIEPPRQSEEEVGKTQAEYVCEPDPEDLLIELLPKNISVQIFNAFLQNETSEHAARMAAMDNASKNCKELIETLTLVYNKARQAAITAELMDIVGGAEALKKA comes from the coding sequence ATGGCAACCTTAAGGGATATCCTCCGGAAAATCGGCGCCGTCAAAAAGACACGCCAGATTACGCGTGCCATGAATATGGTGGCTGCCGCCAAGCTCCGGGGGGCGCAAATGAAGATGGAGAGCTTTGAGCCCTACGCGCGAAAGTTTTCCGAAGTCCTGGGGAACCTGGCGAGCCGCATCGAGCCTGATGTCCATCCATTGCTGGTGAAGAAAGAAGATGTGCGTCGGGTCGAATTGCTGCATTTCAGTGCGGATAGAGGATTGTGCGGCAGCTTCAATATGAACGGCATCAATCGGGGCGAGAAGTGGATTCGCGAACAGAAGGAGAAAGGGCTTGATGTGAGCCTGAACCTGGTTGGCAAGAAGGGCCGGGATTTCTTCACGAGGCGCGGATACCCGATCACCGCCGCTCAGACTCATTTATACGGGAGTGTCGATATCTCGTTTGTCAACAAGATGAGCGCCGGGTTTATCGAACGGTTTCTGAACGATGAGATCGACGAAGTGTACATGATGTACAGTCGGTTCGTCAGCATGGCTCGGCAGGAGCCGACAGTGGTCAAGTTGATCCCGATCGAGCCGCCCCGGCAGAGTGAGGAAGAGGTTGGAAAGACTCAGGCGGAATACGTCTGTGAGCCTGACCCCGAGGATTTACTGATCGAACTTCTACCGAAGAATATCAGCGTGCAGATATTCAACGCGTTTTTGCAGAACGAAACCAGTGAGCATGCTGCCCGTATGGCCGCAATGGACAATGCTTCGAAAAACTGCAAGGAATTGATCGAGACGCTGACCTTGGTCTACAACAAGGCCAGGCAGGCCGCCATTACGGCTGAGCTGATGGATATCGTGGGTGGTGCCGAAGCCTTGAAGAAGGCTTAA
- the polA gene encoding DNA polymerase I: protein MPDRLVTVYLVDGSSYLHRAYHAIRNLSNSKGFPTNAVFGFTKMLLKLLAERNPERLAVVFDAKGPNFRHAIYAAYKENRPPMAEDLVVQVPVLKEIVRLLSVQMVEKEGYEADDLIGTYARLLEEKGCNVVIVSGDKDFRQLISPCISLWDPSKDVVTNYEGLKRTYGFEPGRFVDVMGLSGDSTDNIPGVPGIGEKTAVELIRAFGSFEGVFQNLGQIKKQKLRENLEKYREQAYLSRRLVAIERFADTGEAPMDLRIGEPDRERLAQVFRELEFHALWEQFMPRLAEKDVPLRLCLTKSGWQMLKDSVRAAESMALVVLTSESDPLQSPIAGIALFTPDEGFSYVPLNHNKDAGDSPRLSWEEIEKDLAQLLEDESLGVTGHDLKVTAEVFALKGLKLRRLEFDTMLAAYVVNPGLKRYDLRALAQYYLNLPMTAEEELLGKGRNAQSFSEIPLEKASRYSCERLQVILSLKKDLSERLAEHRNEDLFRQIEMRLIPVLVDMELHGVKLDQAVFRNLSKDYAGRMAQIEKEIFAEAGMEFNIQSSQQLGFVLFEKLQLPVQRKTNKTKHYSTDVHVLRRLAGGASRIPELVLEYRTLSKLKSTYLDALLKMVNPATGRIHTSFNQAVTATGRLSSSNPNLQNIPARGDTGREIRRGFVAEEGLRLVSADYSQVELRVFAHYSGDQAFLDAFHSGEDIHRRTASELMGVQPDAVTPDMRRIAKTINFGIIYGMGPRKLSEQLEIDVTTAKHYIERYYSRYSGVVQYREEMISKARRDGFVTTLFNRRRYLPDIDHKNPMIRAEAERMAVNTPIQGTAADLIKMAMIRIHERLGPDRPVCRMLLQVHDELLFEVVSEETERLMPMIRREMEDVYPLKVPLLVDIREGANWDEVH from the coding sequence ATGCCCGATCGTCTTGTCACCGTCTATCTCGTTGATGGTAGTTCTTATTTGCATAGAGCGTACCATGCCATCAGGAATCTGTCCAATTCGAAGGGATTTCCTACCAATGCCGTTTTCGGATTCACCAAGATGCTGCTCAAACTCTTGGCTGAAAGGAATCCAGAACGTCTGGCGGTTGTGTTCGACGCCAAAGGCCCCAATTTCAGACATGCCATCTACGCTGCATACAAGGAAAACCGCCCGCCGATGGCTGAGGATCTTGTCGTTCAGGTGCCGGTGCTGAAAGAGATCGTCCGTTTGCTGAGCGTGCAGATGGTTGAAAAGGAAGGATACGAGGCCGACGATCTGATCGGAACCTATGCTCGTCTTCTGGAGGAGAAGGGTTGCAATGTTGTCATCGTCAGTGGAGACAAGGATTTCAGGCAGCTGATTTCGCCGTGCATCAGCCTTTGGGATCCGTCCAAAGATGTGGTCACGAACTATGAAGGCCTCAAGCGAACATACGGATTCGAACCGGGCCGTTTTGTCGATGTTATGGGACTTTCCGGCGACAGCACGGACAATATCCCAGGCGTTCCCGGCATCGGGGAGAAGACGGCCGTCGAATTGATCAGGGCCTTTGGCTCTTTCGAGGGCGTGTTTCAGAATCTTGGCCAAATCAAGAAGCAGAAGCTGCGCGAGAATCTCGAGAAATACCGGGAGCAGGCCTATTTGAGCAGGCGCCTGGTTGCCATCGAGCGGTTTGCGGATACAGGTGAGGCCCCAATGGATTTGCGAATCGGGGAACCGGACCGGGAACGTCTGGCTCAGGTTTTCAGGGAATTGGAGTTTCATGCTTTATGGGAGCAATTCATGCCCCGTCTTGCGGAGAAAGATGTGCCTCTGCGTCTCTGTCTGACAAAGTCGGGTTGGCAAATGCTGAAGGATTCGGTCCGTGCGGCGGAGTCAATGGCCTTGGTGGTTTTGACATCCGAGAGCGATCCTCTTCAGTCGCCGATTGCAGGAATCGCACTTTTCACGCCTGATGAGGGCTTTTCTTATGTGCCGTTGAACCATAATAAGGATGCTGGGGATTCGCCCCGGCTCAGCTGGGAGGAGATCGAAAAGGATCTGGCCCAACTGCTTGAAGACGAGAGCCTCGGGGTGACCGGGCACGATTTGAAGGTGACGGCTGAGGTATTCGCCTTAAAAGGGCTGAAGCTGCGACGGTTGGAATTCGACACGATGCTTGCGGCCTATGTCGTCAATCCTGGGCTTAAGCGTTATGATCTGCGGGCCCTGGCTCAGTACTACTTGAATTTGCCGATGACCGCCGAGGAAGAGCTTCTGGGTAAAGGCCGGAACGCCCAGTCCTTTTCCGAAATTCCGTTGGAAAAAGCCTCCCGCTATTCCTGCGAGAGGCTCCAGGTCATCCTGTCGCTTAAGAAAGATTTGTCGGAGAGGCTTGCGGAACATCGAAACGAAGATTTATTCCGCCAAATCGAAATGAGGTTGATCCCCGTTCTGGTGGACATGGAACTGCACGGGGTCAAGTTGGATCAAGCGGTTTTCCGCAATCTATCCAAGGATTACGCCGGCAGGATGGCGCAGATCGAAAAGGAAATCTTTGCTGAGGCCGGGATGGAGTTCAATATCCAATCTTCTCAGCAACTTGGGTTCGTCCTTTTCGAGAAGTTGCAGCTGCCGGTTCAGCGAAAGACCAACAAGACGAAGCATTATTCCACGGATGTCCATGTGTTGAGGAGACTGGCGGGTGGTGCTTCCCGGATTCCTGAGCTGGTGTTGGAATACCGAACCCTGTCCAAGTTGAAATCGACCTATCTGGATGCCCTTTTGAAGATGGTAAATCCAGCCACCGGTAGGATTCACACGTCGTTCAATCAGGCAGTGACGGCTACGGGGCGTCTGAGCAGCAGCAACCCGAATTTGCAGAATATCCCCGCCCGGGGCGATACCGGTCGCGAAATCCGCAGAGGGTTTGTCGCTGAGGAAGGACTCCGGCTGGTCTCCGCGGATTACAGCCAGGTTGAGCTGCGTGTCTTTGCACACTACTCCGGTGACCAGGCCTTTCTGGACGCTTTTCACAGCGGCGAAGACATCCATCGGCGAACGGCCTCCGAACTGATGGGGGTGCAGCCCGATGCCGTCACCCCGGACATGAGGCGCATCGCCAAGACCATCAATTTCGGTATTATTTACGGTATGGGGCCGAGAAAATTGAGTGAGCAGCTTGAAATCGATGTGACGACTGCCAAACATTACATCGAACGTTACTACTCCCGGTACAGCGGGGTCGTGCAGTACCGGGAGGAGATGATCTCGAAGGCCCGGCGGGATGGATTCGTGACGACGCTTTTCAACCGTCGCCGGTATCTTCCGGATATCGATCATAAAAATCCGATGATCCGGGCGGAGGCCGAGCGGATGGCCGTGAACACGCCGATTCAGGGGACCGCCGCCGACCTCATCAAGATGGCGATGATTCGCATCCATGAGCGCTTGGGGCCGGATCGACCCGTGTGCCGCATGCTGCTCCAGGTCCACGACGAATTGCTCTTCGAGGTGGTTTCGGAAGAGACGGAGCGGCTCATGCCGATGATCCGCCGGGAGATGGAGGATGTTTATCCGTTGAAGGTTCCGCTGCTCGTCGATATCCGGGAGGGCGCGAATTGGGACGAAGTCCATTGA
- a CDS encoding conserved hypothetical protein (Evidence 4 : Unknown function but conserved in other organisms) produces the protein MSRPIKLSILGNDYLIRSDEDEQHVKEIAQFVRDKFEQISSQSDGISERKTAILAAFYIASEYFQLLKQYDEMVKQFQEREEIVQSIRERARKLNYQIDAVVD, from the coding sequence TTGAGCAGGCCCATCAAACTGAGCATTTTGGGGAATGATTATCTCATTCGGAGCGACGAGGATGAGCAGCATGTAAAAGAGATTGCCCAGTTTGTGCGGGATAAGTTCGAGCAAATCAGCAGTCAATCTGATGGAATCTCTGAAAGGAAGACAGCCATTCTCGCTGCCTTCTATATTGCGAGTGAATATTTTCAGCTTCTTAAACAGTATGATGAAATGGTAAAGCAGTTTCAGGAACGTGAGGAGATTGTACAATCCATTAGGGAGCGTGCTCGCAAGCTCAATTATCAGATTGACGCTGTTGTAGATTAA
- the rny gene encoding Ribonuclease Y: MDTKENELGMIPIYSIIITGVVSLILGLLLGYLLYKKMVQNRVDSVEKYSQKILADAEKEASNIKKDAALQAKDILYQTKIEFERESKEKKEQLLIQEKRLLHKEENLDRKIEQIEKRETAQSDRDKDIEKRENELKRMENECERLIAEQRIQLEKLAGISSEEAKQQLISSMEMEAKHEAAKIMRRIENEARTEADRKAQEILSLAVKRYAGEYVAEKTVSVVNLPNEEMKGRIIGREGRNIRAIEAATGIDLIIDDTPEAVILSGFNPVRREVAKIALERLIDDGRIHPARIEEVVAKVDKEIEAAIKDAGEQAAFDVGVHGIHHELIKLVGRLKYRSSYAQNVLQHSREVAFLCGIMAAELGLNVKQAKRAGLLHDIGKAVDHEVEGPHAIIGADLAKKYGESNQVVHAIAAHHEEVAPETVLAVLVQAADTLSGARPGARQEMLESYVKRLEGLEKIAMSFQGVNKSYAIQAGREIRIIVESKIVDDNQVFIVCKDIAKKIEKELSYPGQIKVTVIRETRAVEYAK; encoded by the coding sequence ATGGACACCAAGGAGAATGAACTCGGCATGATCCCTATATATAGCATCATTATTACGGGTGTGGTTTCCCTGATTCTGGGCCTTCTGCTAGGCTATTTGCTGTACAAGAAGATGGTGCAGAATCGTGTGGATTCGGTGGAGAAATATTCACAGAAGATTTTGGCCGATGCGGAGAAAGAGGCCAGCAATATTAAAAAGGACGCGGCTTTACAGGCCAAGGACATTTTATATCAGACGAAGATCGAGTTTGAGAGGGAGAGCAAAGAAAAGAAGGAACAGTTGCTCATTCAGGAGAAGAGGCTGCTTCACAAAGAGGAGAATCTGGATCGAAAGATCGAGCAGATAGAAAAGCGTGAAACGGCTCAGTCCGACCGCGACAAGGATATCGAAAAGCGGGAGAATGAGCTCAAACGAATGGAGAACGAATGTGAGCGGCTGATCGCCGAACAACGCATCCAGTTGGAGAAGCTTGCGGGAATCTCGAGCGAAGAGGCCAAACAGCAATTGATCAGTTCGATGGAGATGGAGGCCAAGCACGAAGCGGCCAAGATCATGAGGCGAATAGAGAATGAGGCTCGAACCGAGGCTGATAGAAAGGCGCAGGAGATCTTGTCTCTTGCTGTAAAGCGCTATGCGGGAGAATATGTGGCTGAGAAGACGGTCTCGGTGGTCAACCTGCCGAATGAGGAAATGAAAGGCCGCATCATTGGTCGAGAAGGCCGGAATATCCGTGCGATCGAGGCCGCTACCGGCATCGATCTGATTATTGACGATACCCCGGAGGCTGTCATCCTTTCTGGATTCAATCCAGTGAGGCGGGAAGTGGCCAAGATCGCCCTCGAGCGGTTGATAGACGATGGAAGAATCCACCCGGCCCGTATCGAAGAGGTCGTTGCCAAGGTCGACAAGGAGATAGAAGCCGCCATCAAGGATGCCGGAGAGCAGGCGGCCTTTGACGTTGGTGTGCACGGAATTCATCACGAACTGATCAAACTTGTCGGGCGGTTGAAGTATCGGTCGAGCTATGCTCAGAATGTGCTGCAACATTCCCGAGAGGTGGCGTTTTTGTGCGGGATCATGGCGGCTGAGCTCGGGCTGAATGTCAAACAGGCCAAACGCGCCGGTTTGCTGCACGATATTGGCAAAGCCGTCGATCATGAGGTCGAGGGTCCGCATGCGATCATCGGAGCGGATCTGGCGAAAAAATACGGTGAATCGAATCAAGTCGTCCACGCCATCGCCGCGCACCACGAAGAGGTGGCGCCGGAGACCGTTTTGGCGGTATTGGTTCAGGCTGCGGATACCTTGTCGGGTGCCCGTCCGGGGGCCCGACAGGAGATGCTTGAATCCTATGTGAAGCGGCTTGAGGGCCTCGAAAAGATCGCTATGAGCTTTCAGGGGGTAAACAAGTCCTACGCGATTCAAGCAGGACGGGAGATCCGCATCATCGTCGAATCAAAGATCGTTGATGACAATCAGGTGTTTATCGTCTGTAAAGATATTGCCAAAAAAATAGAAAAGGAGCTGTCTTATCCCGGACAGATCAAGGTGACCGTGATTCGTGAGACACGGGCCGTCGAATACGCCAAGTAG